One stretch of Armigeres subalbatus isolate Guangzhou_Male chromosome 2, GZ_Asu_2, whole genome shotgun sequence DNA includes these proteins:
- the LOC134211075 gene encoding catalase isoform X1, with product MSLNPAENQLNLYKESQKDKSVATTGNGAPLGTKTATATVGERGPIVLQDVHFIDEMAHFDRERIPERVVHAKGAGAFGYFEVTHDITQYCAAKVFEKVGKKTPLAIRFSTVGGESGSADTARDPRGFAVKFYTDDGVWDLVGNNTPIFFIRDPILFPSFIHTQKRNPATHLKDANMFWDFVSLRPESTHQIMFLFADRGIPDGYRFMNGYGSHTFKLINADQKPVYCKFHFKSNQGIKNLLANRADELAGSDPDYSIRDLYNAIAKGEYPSWNLKIQVMTFEQAEKTSFNPFDVTKVWPQNEFPLIPVGRMVLDRNPSNYFAEVEQIAFAPSHLVPGIEASPDKMLQGRLFSYADTHRHRLGANYLQLPVNCPYRVAIKNYQRDGPMTVTDNQGGAPNYYPNSFGGPEPCGYAHKLQNSKFTVSGDVNRYETGDSEDNFAQPSIFYRRVLDEAARERMITNMVNHMSAASTFIQERAVKNFSQVDADFGRRLTEGLKLRRSAKM from the coding sequence GACAAATCCGTAGCAACTACTGGAAATGGTGCTCCACTGGGCACTAAGACAGCCACCGCTACTGTCGGCGAGCGTGGCCCCATTGTTCTGCAGGATGTCCACTTTATCGATGAGATGGCCCATTTCGATCGTGAACGTATTCCAGAGCGAGTTGTCCACGCCAAGGGAGCAGGTGCATTTGGTTACTTCGAGGTAACTCATGACATCACTCAGTACTGTGCggccaaagtttttgaaaaggTCGGCAAGAAAACCCCGCTCGCAATCCGGTTCTCCACTGTCGGTGGTGAAAGTGGATCAGCTGATACCGCTCGGGATCCACGAGGGTTTGCGGTGAAGTTCTACACGGACGATGGAGTATGGGATCTGGTCGGAAATAACACCCCCATCTTCTTCATTCGTGATCCAATCTTGTTCCCTAGCTTCATCCATACTCAGAAGCGAAACCCAGCGACTCACTTGAAGGATGCGAACATGTTTTGGGATTTCGTTTCCTTGCGACCAGAGTCAACGCATCAGATTATGTTCTTGTTTGCTGATCGCGGTATCCCAGACGGCTATCGTTTCATGAACGGGTACGGTTCCCACACGTTTAAGCTTATAAATGCCGATCAAAAACCAGTTTACTGCAAGTTCCATTTCAAATCAAACCAAGGCATTAAGAACCTGTTGGCAAACCGTGCTGATGAGCTCGCTGGATCCGACCCCGACTACAGCATTCGAGATCTGTATAACGCCATCGCTAAAGGAGAATACCCTAGCTGGAACCTGAAGATTCAAGTTATGACCTTTGAACAGGCTGAAAAAACAAGCTTTAATCCGTTCGATGTGACCAAGGTTTGGCCGCAGAACGAATTCCCGCTGATCCCAGTTGGCCGCATGGTATTGGATCGGAATCCAAGCAACTACTTTGCCGAGGTCGAGCAAATCGCCTTTGCTCCTTCTCATTTAGTTCCTGGAATTGAGGCATCACCGGATAAGATGTTGCAAGGTCGTCTCTTCTCCTACGCGGATACACACCGTCATCGACTTGGAGCAAACTATCTTCAGTTGCCGGTGAACTGTCCCTATCGCGTTGCCATCAAAAACTATCAACGCGACGGCCCAATGACTGTTACCGACAATCAAGGAGGCGCACCGAACTACTATCCGAATTCTTTCGGCGGACCAGAACCTTGTGGATATGCGCATAAGCTCCAGAACTCCAAGTTTACTGTTTCTGGCGATGTGAACCGTTACGAGACTGGTGATTCTGAAGACAATTTCGCCCAGCCATCCATATTTTATCGTCGCGTGCTTGATGAAGCTGCTCGTGAGCGTATGATTACGAACATGGTAAATCACATGTCCGCTGCATCTACCTTCATTCAAGAAAGGGCAGTTAAAAATTTCTCGCAAGTTGATGCTGACTTCGGACGTCGTTTGACTGAGGGACTGAAGCTACGCCGCTCGGCAAAAATGTAA
- the LOC134211075 gene encoding catalase isoform X2 translates to MSLNPAENQLNLYKESQKGLDHATTSTGCPVGTKTASISVGERGPLLLQDVHFLDEMAHFDRERIPERVVHAKGAGAFGYFEVTHDISQYCAAKVFNAVGKKTPLAVRFSTVGGESGSADTARDPRGFAVKLYTDDGVWDLVGNNTPIFFIRDPILFPSFIHTQKRNPATHLKDANMFWDFISLRPETIHQVMFLFGDRGIPDGFRFMNGYGSHTFKMVNAQGTPVYCKFHWKSDQGIKNMDVKRADELAGSDPDYSIRDLYNAIAKGEYPSWTLKIQVMTFEQAEKVAFNPFDLTKIWPQGEFPLIPVGRMVLDRNPKNYFAEVEQIAFDPSSMVPGIEASPDKMLQGRLFSYTDTHRHRLGANYTQLPVNCPYRVSLRNYQRDGPMNCTDNQGDAPNYYPNSFSGPEPCQFARKVQNAKYSVSGDVDRFETGDEENFAQAAVFYRQVLNEPARKRLISNLVNHMSNAATFIQERAVKNFSEVDADFGRQLSEGLKLRSSAKM, encoded by the coding sequence GGCCTAGATCATGCAACTACCAGCACGGGATGTCCGGTTGGAACTAAAACTGCTTCCATTTCCGTGGGTGAACGAGGTCCCCTACTGCTGCAAGATGTGCACTTCCTCGATGAGATGGCCCACTTCGATCGCGAGCGTATCCCGGAACGTGTAGTGCACGCTAAAGGTGCAGGAGCATTTGGGTACTTCGAGGTGACCCACGATATCAGTCAATACTGCGCGGCCAAGGTTTTCAATGCCGTTGGTAAGAAAACTCCACTCGCCGTACGCTTCTCTACTGTGGGAGGCGAGAGTGGTTCCGCTGACACCGCTCGTGATCCGCGTGGATTTGCCGTGAAGCTCTACACCGACGACGGAGTATGGGATTTGGTCGGAAATAACACTCCAATCTTCTTCATCCGCGATCCAATTCTGTTCCCTAGTTTTATCCACACCCAGAAACGTAACCCTGCTACTCACCTGAAGGATGCCAATATGTTCTGGGACTTCATTTCCTTGCGTCCCGAAACTATTCATCAGGTTATGTTCCTATTTGGTGATCGTGGTATTCCTGATGGCTTCCGATTCATGAATGGCTACGGATCCCATACATTTAAGATGGTCAACGCCCAAGGAACACCAGTGTACTGTAAGTTCCACTGGAAATCGGACCAAGGCATCAAGAATATGGATGTTAAACGTGCTGACGAACTTGCCGGATCCGATCCGGATTACAGCATTCGTGATTTGTACAACGCCATCGCCAAGGGAGAGTACCCGAGTTGGACTCTGAAGATCCAGGTTATGACTTTCGAGCAAGCTGAAAAGGTTGCCTTCAATCCGTTTGACCTTACCAAGATCTGGCCACAAGGAGAATTCCCGCTGATTCCGGTGGGTCGCATGGTTCTGGATCGTAATCCGAAGAACTACTTCGCTGAAGTAGAACAAATCGCGTTCGATCCTTCCAGTATGGTTCCTGGAATTGAAGCGTCTCCGGATAAAATGCTTCAGGGACGTCTATTTTCGTACACCGACACCCACCGTCATCGTCTTGGAGCCAACTACACCCAACTGCCGGTGAACTGTCCTTATCGGGTATCGCTACGTAACTACCAACGAGACGGACCAATGAACTGCACCGATAACCAGGGAGATGCTCCGAATTATTACCCGAACTCGTTCAGCGGTCCAGAACCTTGCCAGTTTGCCCGCAAGGTACAGAACGCGAAATACAGCGTTTCCGGAGACGTCGATCGTTTCGAAACCGGAGATGAAGAAAATTTCGCCCAGGCCGCTGTGTTCTATCGCCAGGTGCTGAACGAACCTGCCCGCAAGCGTTTGATTTCCAATCTTGTCAACCATATGAGCAATGCGGCGACATTCATCCAGGAACGTGCGGTGAAAAACTTTTCCGAAGTCGATGCCGACTTTGGACGTCAACTGAGCGAAGGATTGAAACTGCGCAGCAGCGCTAAAATGTAA